The following are encoded in a window of Fischerella sp. PCC 9605 genomic DNA:
- a CDS encoding DUF1824 family protein yields MSSRNQTNLTIAEAKKILNKFNCVDIAPKIKTSEKTLIREALLMLAKLSDYQILGICADTEAEGMLAMKTYSLALGYEPPSNLPVIDGSVYIKLNGKNGVCHIDSYSGHHRGVLVSCQSYSPEGINEMYGHLPLDLFV; encoded by the coding sequence ATGTCAAGTAGAAATCAAACTAATCTCACCATTGCCGAAGCCAAAAAAATCCTTAATAAATTCAATTGTGTAGACATTGCACCAAAAATTAAGACATCAGAAAAAACTTTAATTCGTGAGGCTTTACTGATGCTTGCCAAGCTTTCTGATTACCAGATTTTAGGTATTTGCGCTGACACAGAGGCAGAAGGAATGCTGGCAATGAAAACTTATTCTCTCGCCTTAGGATATGAACCACCAAGTAATTTACCTGTAATCGATGGTTCTGTTTATATCAAGTTAAACGGCAAAAATGGTGTTTGTCATATCGATTCTTATTCAGGTCATCATCGGGGTGTACTAGTATCTTGTCAGTCATACTCTCCAGAGGGAATTAACGAAATGTACGGTCATTTACCTCTAGATTTATTTGTTTAA
- a CDS encoding prohibitin family protein has product MKNQQFGNWQSIVAGIAAAILIILTLNSFIIINPGEAGVLSILGKARDGALLEGIHLKAPFISKVDVYDVTVQKYEIPAQSATKDLQELSAKFAINFRIDPQQVVEIRRKQGSLENIVAKIIAPQTQESFKIAAARRTVEESITRRNDLKEDFDTALSQRLEKYGIIVLDTSVIDLTFSPEFARAVEEKQIAEQRAQRAVYVAQEAEQEAQADINRAKGKAEAQRLLAETLKAQGGQLVLQKEAIEAWKSGGAQMPKVLVMGKDAQSSVPFLFNLSNIQGSSPD; this is encoded by the coding sequence TTGAAAAACCAGCAATTTGGTAATTGGCAAAGTATAGTAGCAGGAATTGCAGCAGCGATACTTATTATATTGACTCTCAATTCCTTTATCATTATTAACCCAGGTGAGGCGGGAGTCCTCAGTATTTTAGGTAAAGCCAGAGATGGAGCATTACTAGAGGGTATTCATCTCAAAGCGCCATTCATATCCAAAGTAGATGTATATGATGTAACTGTGCAAAAATACGAGATACCTGCTCAAAGTGCCACAAAAGATCTGCAAGAACTATCAGCTAAATTCGCCATAAATTTTCGTATTGATCCACAACAAGTAGTTGAGATTAGGAGAAAACAAGGAAGTTTAGAGAATATCGTTGCCAAAATTATTGCTCCCCAAACTCAGGAATCTTTCAAAATTGCAGCTGCTCGAAGGACTGTAGAAGAGTCAATTACAAGAAGAAATGACCTCAAGGAAGATTTTGATACGGCACTAAGTCAACGCTTAGAAAAATATGGAATAATAGTTTTAGATACGAGCGTAATTGACTTAACTTTTTCTCCAGAATTTGCACGAGCTGTAGAGGAAAAACAAATTGCTGAACAAAGAGCGCAAAGAGCAGTATATGTAGCGCAAGAAGCCGAACAAGAAGCACAGGCAGATATTAATCGTGCCAAGGGAAAAGCAGAAGCTCAAAGGCTTTTAGCAGAAACATTAAAAGCCCAAGGAGGGCAGTTAGTTTTGCAAAAGGAAGCGATTGAAGCTTGGAAAAGTGGGGGTGCCCAAATGCCAAAAGTTCTCGTCATGGGAAAAGATGCACAAAGTAGTGTTCCCTTCCTTTTCAATCTGAGTAATATACAAGGCTCAAGTCCAGATTGA
- a CDS encoding ABC transporter ATP-binding protein: MHRKRRGSVHPLKRLLDYGQQYRKKIWHASIFSILNKLFDLAPSGLIGIAVDVVVKQQDSIIARLGVKDIFGQFLILSFLTVIIWILESLFEYAYATFWRNLAQNIQHDLRLDAYQHLQDLELAYFEERSTGGLMSILSDDINQLERFLDEGANDIIQVITTVAIIGGAFFILAPGVAWMTMLPIPFILWGTFAYQDVLAPRYADVREKVGLINSRLANNLSGITTIKSFTAEDYEVSRLAKESDAYRRSNARAIQLSAAYIPLIRMLILVGFTALLFFGGLAAVNGKISAGTYSVLVFLIQRLLWPLTRLGETFDQYQRAMASTNRVMNLLDTPVAIHPGNLFLPVEEVRGEVKFQNVSFAYQDRQAVIKNLSLDIPAGKTIAIVGSTGSGKSTLVKLLLRFYEVQSGKITLDGINIQELNLQDLRRCMGLVSQDVFLFHGTVAENIAYGTFDATEEQIIVAAKIAEAHEFITCLPQGYETIVGERGQKLSGGQRQRIAIARAVLKNPPILILDEATSAVDNETEAAIQRSLERITVNRTTIAIAHRLSTIRNADRIYVMEYGQFVEFGTHEELLEQNGVYASLWRVQSGLR, from the coding sequence ATGCATAGAAAGCGTAGGGGTTCAGTCCATCCCCTCAAACGCCTGTTGGACTACGGACAGCAGTATCGTAAAAAAATTTGGCATGCAAGTATTTTTTCTATCCTCAATAAGCTGTTTGATTTAGCACCATCAGGGTTAATTGGCATCGCGGTAGATGTAGTAGTAAAGCAGCAAGATTCTATCATTGCACGGTTGGGTGTCAAAGATATTTTTGGACAATTTTTAATTCTTTCTTTCCTGACTGTCATTATTTGGATTTTAGAATCACTTTTTGAGTACGCTTATGCTACATTTTGGCGCAATTTAGCGCAAAATATCCAACACGATCTGCGTCTGGATGCTTATCAGCATTTACAAGATTTGGAACTAGCATATTTTGAAGAACGCAGCACTGGTGGTTTGATGTCTATCCTCAGCGATGATATCAACCAACTGGAACGCTTTTTAGATGAGGGAGCAAATGACATTATCCAAGTTATAACAACAGTAGCTATTATTGGCGGTGCTTTTTTTATTTTGGCTCCTGGTGTGGCATGGATGACAATGTTGCCTATCCCTTTTATCCTTTGGGGAACATTTGCTTATCAAGATGTACTCGCACCTCGCTACGCTGATGTTCGAGAAAAAGTAGGGTTAATTAATTCGCGTTTGGCAAATAATTTAAGCGGTATTACTACTATTAAAAGTTTTACTGCTGAAGATTACGAAGTCTCGCGCTTAGCTAAAGAAAGTGATGCATATCGCCGTAGTAACGCTAGAGCAATTCAACTTTCTGCTGCCTATATTCCCTTAATTAGGATGTTAATATTGGTGGGATTTACGGCATTACTATTCTTTGGTGGTTTGGCAGCAGTTAATGGCAAAATTTCTGCTGGTACTTATAGTGTTTTAGTGTTTTTAATTCAGCGATTGCTATGGCCGTTAACGAGATTAGGCGAAACTTTTGACCAATATCAACGAGCAATGGCTTCTACAAATCGAGTCATGAATTTGTTGGATACTCCTGTTGCTATACATCCGGGAAATTTATTCTTACCTGTGGAAGAAGTACGCGGGGAAGTAAAATTTCAAAATGTTTCTTTTGCATATCAAGATAGACAAGCTGTAATCAAGAATCTGTCTTTGGATATTCCCGCCGGCAAAACTATTGCCATTGTTGGTTCTACTGGTTCTGGGAAAAGCACTTTAGTTAAACTTTTATTACGGTTTTACGAAGTGCAATCAGGAAAAATTACTTTGGATGGTATTAATATTCAAGAGTTAAATTTACAAGATTTGCGCCGCTGCATGGGCTTGGTCAGTCAGGATGTATTCTTATTTCATGGTACTGTAGCAGAGAATATCGCCTACGGAACATTTGATGCCACAGAAGAACAAATTATTGTGGCTGCTAAGATTGCTGAAGCACACGAATTTATTACGTGCTTGCCCCAAGGTTATGAGACAATTGTTGGAGAACGGGGGCAAAAGTTATCTGGCGGACAGCGCCAACGAATTGCGATCGCCCGCGCCGTATTAAAAAATCCACCCATTTTAATTCTAGATGAAGCCACCTCGGCAGTGGATAATGAAACAGAAGCAGCCATTCAGCGATCGCTAGAACGGATTACCGTTAATAGAACAACGATCGCGATCGCTCACCGTCTTTCTACCATCCGCAATGCCGATCGTATCTATGTCATGGAATACGGGCAATTTGTTGAATTTGGAACCCATGAAGAATTGCTAGAGCAAAACGGAGTATATGCTAGCCTCTGGCGCGTACAGTCGGGTTTGAGGTGA
- the ccmS gene encoding beta-carboxysome assembly chaperone CcmS, producing the protein MMFGNTQPESPDNKWRRQLDQFVKAHQQELAALSWGLWLENEDRKGTIGIALQPKPHFVYCPKDAIEKLNSSVENRLQEVLGIVEHYQPEVEVVMIGIGKDQIKLIHFEPQPAPPTCFEQIGKDVDTLLDILEQRLGEQIQA; encoded by the coding sequence ATGATGTTCGGTAATACCCAACCAGAATCACCAGATAACAAATGGCGTCGGCAATTAGATCAATTTGTGAAAGCACATCAGCAAGAACTGGCAGCGCTGTCTTGGGGTTTGTGGTTAGAAAATGAAGATAGAAAGGGTACTATCGGTATTGCTTTGCAACCAAAACCGCACTTTGTTTATTGCCCAAAAGACGCAATCGAAAAATTAAATAGTAGTGTCGAGAATAGACTTCAGGAAGTGTTGGGAATTGTAGAACATTATCAACCCGAAGTCGAAGTTGTAATGATAGGTATTGGGAAAGACCAAATTAAATTAATTCATTTTGAACCGCAACCAGCACCACCAACCTGTTTTGAACAAATTGGAAAAGATGTAGATACTTTATTAGACATATTAGAACAGCGTCTAGGCGAACAAATACAAGCGTAA
- a CDS encoding NAD(P)/FAD-dependent oxidoreductase translates to MREMSYWERESVFHQNNVAILGAGIVGLSAAIELRNKLPDARIVVLDRSIIPYGASTRNAGFVCFGSISELLETTRFLGSEDKTFAIVEKRIRGLQRLLHTVGSLTIDYEPAGGFEIFRAEEEQLYMQCLEVLNHYNDRLNALLGIRKVYRCVDSRIKEFGFKGVQHIIENRTEGLLNTGKLFRRLYTLATERGVQIFGGVEVETYEETANEVLVHTKQATFRTEKLLIATNGFARRFLPQEVTPARAQVLITKPLYDGVPFRGGFHLDQGYYYFRNVEDRVMLGGGRNLDFHGETTDKMGTSQIIQAALEQLLRETILPGRQFQVDMRWSGIMAVGSTKSDPPIVRQLSGRVFAAVRMGTMGVAIGNLIGAEAAEMIGSSL, encoded by the coding sequence ATGCGAGAGATGAGTTATTGGGAGCGAGAGAGTGTATTTCATCAAAATAACGTTGCGATCCTAGGAGCCGGGATTGTAGGATTAAGTGCTGCGATTGAGCTTCGCAACAAATTGCCGGATGCTCGCATAGTAGTTCTCGATCGCAGTATTATTCCCTATGGTGCTAGTACTCGAAATGCCGGGTTTGTGTGCTTTGGGAGTATCTCTGAACTGTTAGAGACTACCCGTTTTCTGGGTTCTGAGGATAAAACATTCGCCATTGTCGAGAAGAGAATACGCGGACTTCAACGTCTTCTCCATACCGTGGGATCTCTCACAATTGACTACGAACCAGCTGGAGGTTTTGAGATATTTCGAGCCGAGGAAGAACAGTTGTACATGCAATGTCTTGAAGTGCTTAATCACTATAACGATCGCCTGAATGCTCTCTTGGGAATACGAAAAGTATATCGATGCGTCGATAGTCGCATTAAGGAATTTGGCTTCAAGGGTGTGCAACATATCATTGAGAACCGAACAGAGGGGTTGCTCAATACTGGAAAGCTCTTTCGCCGCCTTTACACCTTGGCTACTGAAAGAGGTGTTCAGATATTTGGTGGAGTAGAGGTTGAGACGTATGAAGAGACAGCGAATGAAGTACTAGTTCATACAAAACAAGCAACTTTTCGCACAGAAAAACTGCTGATCGCAACCAATGGCTTTGCTAGAAGGTTCCTTCCACAGGAAGTCACTCCAGCTCGAGCACAAGTACTGATTACCAAACCTTTATATGATGGTGTTCCCTTCAGAGGAGGATTCCATTTAGATCAAGGATACTACTACTTTCGGAATGTTGAAGATAGGGTCATGCTTGGTGGTGGCCGAAATCTCGATTTTCATGGTGAAACTACTGATAAGATGGGAACAAGTCAAATTATCCAAGCAGCGCTTGAGCAACTTTTACGAGAAACAATTCTTCCAGGAAGGCAATTTCAGGTAGATATGCGTTGGAGCGGGATTATGGCGGTAGGTTCCACAAAAAGCGATCCTCCAATTGTTAGACAGCTTTCAGGGCGAGTATTTGCCGCAGTCAGAATGGGAACAATGGGTGTAGCAATCGGAAACCTGATCGGTGCTGAAGCAGCAGAGATGATTGGCTCATCTTTGTAG
- a CDS encoding S-layer homology domain-containing protein: MRYKNNISSALFSKVFFTAACVAMVSPMASALAVSGVSTTVEQKPNNSTEQQLLLADDDIDDDDNDDDDDDDREANLPEPVKTAIWQDISQRTNMGVSALRIVKAEKITWSDGCLGLKGNGICSQALVPGWQVVVAGNRQMWVYRTDESGRLARLDEESTQIVSATMAKVQSVTQQTSSRSTMQRRTMTVQQRSTQISAANNVAVTSKKPGFTLAILQPSGNYSEVITRVSVKAKRGKGYLKERFLGDYKYKIKSKAKFVKGLKAGDRIVVRLYDLQNRFIGYSEFECMSANTMVNLILPANPTEYKVVRTVYGLDSNSDGTIDAGSTTYDYFTQLSGERVSFLSSSQPVKVNQFQVQSLSAVATNSVYPASFRQGEFALLRQSVNIASANLAAALKATPGSLVSVTEVSDDDTYDIAQLMMDYREVGVANGIQVKFDDVPANHWAREFIAELAALEIIEGFPDGSFRPDQMVTRAQFAAMINQAFEKVKVRSAIKFKDVSTAFWAYSAIREAYQMGFLRADDDEFKPNDSLSRLEALLGFAQGLNYNVSGSTETILAAYTDAAMIRSDVRSAIAALTERGIVVNYPDVQTINTDKVATRAEVCALLYKALVSTGEVVDISSQYAVRKTQQQAEMNQEAEVERRNYNQVESKEPRRHCNQGIGNGAEGCDPGNSRPHGGSNDEGGRMPGRK; encoded by the coding sequence ATGAGATATAAAAATAACATTAGCTCGGCTCTGTTCAGTAAAGTATTTTTTACTGCTGCTTGTGTAGCAATGGTTTCGCCGATGGCTTCGGCATTAGCAGTTTCTGGGGTCTCTACCACCGTTGAACAAAAACCGAATAATTCCACAGAACAACAACTCTTACTGGCAGACGACGACATAGACGATGACGATAACGATGACGATGATGATGACGATAGAGAAGCAAATCTGCCAGAACCCGTCAAAACAGCAATTTGGCAGGATATTTCCCAACGCACAAATATGGGAGTTTCCGCTTTACGCATCGTTAAGGCAGAAAAGATAACCTGGTCTGATGGCTGTTTGGGTTTAAAAGGAAATGGAATTTGTTCTCAGGCTTTAGTACCCGGTTGGCAAGTTGTCGTTGCTGGCAATAGACAAATGTGGGTGTATCGCACTGACGAGTCTGGAAGATTAGCCAGGCTAGATGAAGAGTCAACGCAAATAGTCAGCGCGACTATGGCGAAGGTACAATCTGTGACTCAACAAACTAGCAGTCGCAGCACGATGCAACGCCGGACTATGACTGTACAACAACGCAGTACCCAAATCAGTGCGGCAAATAATGTTGCAGTCACAAGCAAAAAACCTGGTTTCACCCTTGCCATTCTGCAACCATCCGGTAATTATTCGGAAGTAATTACCCGTGTTTCCGTCAAGGCTAAACGTGGCAAAGGTTATCTCAAAGAACGCTTTTTAGGCGATTACAAATACAAAATTAAGTCCAAGGCAAAATTTGTGAAGGGTTTAAAAGCAGGCGATCGCATTGTTGTGCGCTTGTACGATTTGCAAAACCGCTTTATCGGCTACAGCGAATTTGAATGCATGTCGGCAAACACAATGGTAAACCTGATTTTGCCAGCCAACCCCACAGAATATAAAGTTGTTCGCACCGTTTACGGTCTTGACAGCAACTCCGACGGTACGATCGACGCAGGTTCTACCACCTACGACTACTTTACTCAACTCAGTGGTGAGCGTGTCAGCTTCCTCAGCAGTTCTCAACCAGTTAAAGTTAATCAGTTCCAAGTCCAAAGTTTGTCAGCAGTAGCTACAAACAGTGTTTATCCGGCGTCCTTCCGTCAAGGCGAGTTTGCATTGCTTCGCCAATCGGTCAATATTGCCAGCGCCAACCTCGCAGCGGCTTTAAAAGCTACTCCTGGTAGTTTGGTATCAGTCACCGAAGTCAGCGATGATGATACCTACGATATCGCTCAATTAATGATGGATTATCGAGAAGTAGGTGTAGCCAACGGTATCCAGGTGAAGTTTGATGATGTGCCAGCTAATCACTGGGCGAGAGAATTTATTGCCGAGTTGGCGGCGTTAGAAATTATCGAAGGTTTTCCCGATGGTAGCTTCCGTCCCGATCAAATGGTAACTCGCGCCCAATTTGCAGCGATGATTAATCAAGCTTTTGAAAAGGTGAAAGTTCGCAGCGCGATTAAATTCAAGGATGTGTCAACAGCATTCTGGGCATACAGTGCCATCCGCGAAGCTTATCAAATGGGTTTTCTACGGGCTGATGACGATGAGTTCAAACCCAATGACAGTCTTTCTCGCCTGGAAGCATTGCTAGGATTTGCCCAAGGACTCAATTACAATGTCAGTGGTTCTACAGAAACGATTTTAGCAGCTTATACTGATGCAGCGATGATTCGCAGCGATGTCCGCAGTGCGATCGCTGCACTCACAGAACGAGGTATCGTTGTTAACTATCCTGATGTTCAGACCATTAATACTGACAAAGTAGCAACGAGAGCTGAAGTATGTGCTTTGCTTTATAAAGCATTAGTTAGCACTGGTGAAGTTGTGGATATATCCTCTCAGTATGCAGTGAGAAAAACGCAGCAGCAAGCGGAAATGAACCAAGAAGCAGAAGTGGAAAGGCGCAATTATAATCAGGTAGAAAGCAAAGAACCTCGTCGTCATTGTAACCAAGGCATTGGTAATGGTGCTGAAGGGTGTGACCCTGGTAACTCCCGTCCACATGGCGGTAGTAACGACGAAGGCGGACGTATGCCGGGTCGTAAATAG
- a CDS encoding MFS transporter, which translates to MPNRKKQIEHLPHAEVADRTIRLKQHKHLFALLSIAAGLIFLQGYMIAPLIPRLAEVFNVPVQEIGFIVPAYMLSYALMALFYGVLSDRFGRWSIIRISLTIFVICTALTATAQAASQMAAWRLLTGIGASGVIPLTFALIGDLFPFEQRGSKLGLVFAAMEGGMAAGSAGGAILEPFLGWRSLFLGTAVLAAFVLWRLHLYGALFDTPKIENLPSIRQIFRGYSQILTTFRGQRTYAYVLWNGIYHSGVYTWLGLYLSQRYNMDALSIGLTILGYGIPGLLLSSLIGRAVDRWGRRWLIPSGLVMAALAGIVMIFDIPAHVTTIAVLVLSLGYDLTQPLFVGIVTDLGDGNNLGQTMGLKVFTLFTGFGVGSLIFGELLHFGFGLSLATFGGIQLISGLIAIPLFWQEVPARLRS; encoded by the coding sequence ATGCCAAACCGCAAAAAGCAGATTGAGCACCTACCTCATGCTGAAGTAGCCGATCGCACGATTCGCCTCAAGCAGCATAAACACCTGTTTGCCTTACTTTCGATTGCTGCTGGTTTAATTTTTCTTCAGGGATACATGATCGCTCCCCTGATTCCGCGTTTGGCTGAAGTGTTTAACGTTCCAGTTCAGGAAATTGGATTTATTGTTCCAGCCTACATGTTATCCTACGCGCTGATGGCATTGTTTTACGGCGTGCTGTCAGATCGATTCGGACGGTGGTCTATAATTCGCATCTCGCTGACAATTTTTGTTATCTGTACAGCGTTGACCGCAACGGCTCAGGCGGCTTCGCAAATGGCGGCTTGGCGACTGCTGACAGGAATTGGAGCTAGTGGAGTTATTCCACTCACCTTTGCATTGATTGGCGATTTATTCCCATTTGAGCAACGAGGCAGCAAGCTAGGACTGGTGTTTGCAGCTATGGAAGGAGGAATGGCGGCGGGTTCTGCGGGTGGCGCTATTCTTGAACCATTTTTAGGTTGGCGATCGCTGTTTCTCGGTACGGCTGTTCTTGCTGCTTTCGTACTTTGGCGGCTTCATCTTTACGGCGCTCTATTCGATACACCTAAAATAGAAAATCTACCCAGCATTCGTCAGATATTTAGGGGATACAGCCAGATATTAACTACTTTTCGAGGACAACGAACCTATGCTTATGTTTTGTGGAACGGCATTTACCACTCTGGTGTGTATACCTGGCTAGGATTGTACTTGTCGCAACGTTACAACATGGATGCCTTGAGCATTGGTTTGACCATTCTCGGCTACGGCATTCCTGGATTACTGCTGAGTTCCCTGATTGGTCGAGCCGTAGATCGTTGGGGACGACGTTGGCTAATTCCGTCAGGACTAGTTATGGCAGCCCTAGCTGGGATTGTTATGATTTTTGATATTCCTGCACATGTAACTACGATAGCGGTTCTCGTCTTGTCTTTGGGGTACGACCTTACACAACCTTTGTTTGTGGGTATCGTCACTGACTTGGGGGATGGCAATAATTTAGGTCAAACTATGGGACTGAAAGTGTTTACTCTGTTCACTGGATTTGGTGTTGGCAGCCTCATCTTTGGAGAGCTACTACACTTTGGGTTTGGGTTGTCTCTTGCCACTTTTGGCGGCATTCAGTTAATTTCTGGTTTGATAGCAATTCCACTATTTTGGCAGGAAGTCCCAGCTCGATTGCGCTCATAA